The window TGTGCGCGAGGCTATCGGGAGTGAGGTCAGCGTTGGGGCTGATGAGCCGCCGGTTGTGCCGGGCTGACCCTGCGCCAAATCCCCGTCGCCGTCAACGTACAGCCCTAAATCTGTTAGTACTTGGGAATGTTCCTTGAGAGCGGTAATAACGCTGTCCTGAGAGTTCATTTTGATGACTGCCTGCTGCAGCTTGAGCGCGATTTCCGCCTGTAGGACTTCTCCCGCGCGGGTGATGATTGCATAGTCTGCGGCAGCGTTGCTTATGCCTTCGTAGGGAGTGGTGAGCTTGAGGCTGGTGTTGCCTATGACTTCATCAATCTCGTAGATTTGGCCTCCCGCGAAAAAAATATCTCCTTGCTTGATGTCATCGACCAGCCAGCCGGTATTTGCGCCGACAACCTCAACGTCGCCGTTTCGCACGACAACTGAGCCGGTCTTGTACCATTTGTATCCTGCCATGAATTAACCTCCTAACCCTGCCAGTGTTTTTGTCCCATGTGTTCAAGTGAATTGACGATGCTCGCCTGTGCAAGGCAATTGATTTGATGTTGCAGTGAATCGTTGCGCCTGCGTATCTCGCGGTAAATCTCCTCTGACTTGTCTTCGAGCTGCTGATAGGTAACCGCGAGGGGGTTTTCCGAGAATACCGCCGTAACGTTCTCTGCTTGGTCGACGATAGCAGTGATGTTGAGGTGGTAGTAGATGGTATCTGCTCCGCCGTAGCCGGGAATGTAGTCCGCCCTGTCTCCGGCGTTACAGTAACCGTAAAGGAGTTCCTCGCCGGTTTTGGGGTCTTCAGCGAACAACCCGACCTCACGCAAGAAGAAGCCCGTAGTCATGTCTTTATTGTTGAGTACGAGCATGATTTCCGCTGTGCCGATGAACGGGGGAATATCCATTTTTGCGATCTCCATGTCCCGATGAGGGCGGATAATGTCCGTCATAGTGCGAACGTCTGCGCCCTCTGGAAGGTAACCGTCTCCCGCACAAGCCCGCGTAAACTTGAGTGGTTCTCCTGTTAGGGCTGAGGCGAGAATATTGCGTCCCGCGTCAGTGAGTTCAACTCCGCCAAACTCTGCCATATAATCACCTCCTTACGCTGATAAAAATTCCGCAAGCGACAGCCCCGCCGATAGAGAGGCCATGTGTCGCTCTGCTGGAAGTTGACTGCCGGATATTCACGCTGTGTGTCTGCCTCTGGAAGGTACAAGTTGCGACGCTGACACCCAGTCCCGCAGTGCCGGAAGCCTCCTGCTTCGAGGGTATATCGTGGTGAATGCCCTGAGCTGTAGCCGCCCCAGCCTTGATGTTGAGGCCGGAGCTTCCGTGTGTGCGCTGGACGATTGCGATGTTGTGGTGCTGGGCTTGCGATGTTCCCGCGCCGAAGGTGAGGGACATGCTGCCCGTGCCCTTAGTCTTGGGGATAAACGCTACATCGTGGCGCGTTCCTTGAGCTGTACCAGTGCCGACGGCTACGTCAAGCTCTGCTGTGCCCTGCGTATGCTGGACTATTGCGATACTGTGTCTCTGGCTCTGGAGTGTCCCTGTTCCGACGGTGAGAGGCATATTGCCCGTGCCCTGCGTCTTGGGGACAAACGCTATATCGTGCCGCGTTCCTTGAGCCGTCGCAGCCCCCACCGAAATTTCATGCTGTGTCGCCGCCTCCATGTACACATACAGCTTCGACATCCACGACCGCACCGCCTTGCTCTCCTGAATTGCCCGACGGATTGTCTGCGTCGGGTTCGTCCAGTCCACACGCTCCCAGAAATCACCCGTCAGCTTCGCGTCTATCGCGAACGTGTAGGGCTGTGCTCCCTCGTCCTGCCATGAAGTAAACCTTGCCTCCACTCCCAGCATTCCCAGAGCGTCAAGTATCGCGCTGGTCGTTCCCTTCTTGCGATGCCACGCTATCGACTTCAGCACCATTTCCCGCTTGGCCTCGAGGCTGTGCGCGAGCTCGTAGAAATCCACGTGCCACTGCCACGCCAGCAGGTCGAGCACTTCCTCCGGCAGTTCGTTAATCCGAGAAACAATAAACGCCTCCCGTATGTCTTGGGAGACGCTCAATAGTTCAGGGTCAATCGATGTGATTAAGTGCTTGACGTTCTGGTCGCCGGTTATCGACGGCGGCGATATGTCCAGCAGGGAAACTCTCTCTATCTCTTTAGCCATCCTCGAGACCTCCTAACGTGAGAGTCTTTGCGGTCATTATTGCGACCTGCGAGGCCGTCAATACCCGAAACTCCGGCGAAACAATCTCGGTGCGCTTTGCTCCGGCGGCTACCATTCTGTGGTTCAGCTCCGAAGGGTTCAGGTCGCGACCCAGCTTTGACCTCTGCCATAATGCCCATGCGTTCACTGCTTCCTCGACTGCCCGCTGAATTTGCGCAGCCTGTGTTGCCCGCTTTCTGTCTATCCAGTAGCTCACGTTCAGCTCGAACTCTACAGGCTCAGGCGATAACACATGCACAAAATCTGTGTCGGGGCGTTTGTCGTCGGCGTTGCAGACCTCGTAGACCGCATCAAGTATCTCCTGCGTCGGCAGGTCTCCGTCGGTCATTAGAGGGTAGATGTTCACGTTGCCCGGCTCTGTGTCGGGCGGACCGAGTACCGCAACGTCGATAATGCCCTGATGCGCCGACCTCGCCCAATACTCATAGGCTCCTGTAGGCCCGGCTACGGAAAAACTCTCTGGGGCTATCTGTATGCGTTCGCGGAAATTCTCATCGGTTTCGGTGTCGCTTCCGCCGTAGGTCTCCGTTATGTTCTCAACGGTCATCTCGAACGGGAAAGGGTCTACCAGCTTGCGGATCTGCCCCGGCACGTAGCCGTTGCCCTGTGTTCCTGAGAGGGTGCATTGCGCTGTAACTT of the Synergistaceae bacterium genome contains:
- a CDS encoding phage tail protein I, translating into MAKEIERVSLLDISPPSITGDQNVKHLITSIDPELLSVSQDIREAFIVSRINELPEEVLDLLAWQWHVDFYELAHSLEAKREMVLKSIAWHRKKGTTSAILDALGMLGVEARFTSWQDEGAQPYTFAIDAKLTGDFWERVDWTNPTQTIRRAIQESKAVRSWMSKLYVYMEAATQHEISVGAATAQGTRHDIAFVPKTQGTGNMPLTVGTGTLQSQRHSIAIVQHTQGTAELDVAVGTGTAQGTRHDVAFIPKTKGTGSMSLTFGAGTSQAQHHNIAIVQRTHGSSGLNIKAGAATAQGIHHDIPSKQEASGTAGLGVSVATCTFQRQTHSVNIRQSTSSRATHGLSIGGAVACGIFISVRR
- a CDS encoding baseplate J/gp47 family protein, with the translated sequence FLEAIVLVIIQQRALIDYAAKQNLLAYADGDYLDHIGALLEVTRLEASRAMTTLKFTLSEVQPSAVIIPEGTRATPGGGTILFATTESVDIPAGEREAEVTAQCTLSGTQGNGYVPGQIRKLVDPFPFEMTVENITETYGGSDTETDENFRERIQIAPESFSVAGPTGAYEYWARSAHQGIIDVAVLGPPDTEPGNVNIYPLMTDGDLPTQEILDAVYEVCNADDKRPDTDFVHVLSPEPVEFELNVSYWIDRKRATQAAQIQRAVEEAVNAWALWQRSKLGRDLNPSELNHRMVAAGAKRTEIVSPEFRVLTASQVAIMTAKTLTLGGLEDG